One stretch of Punica granatum isolate Tunisia-2019 chromosome 5, ASM765513v2, whole genome shotgun sequence DNA includes these proteins:
- the LOC116208496 gene encoding biogenesis of lysosome-related organelles complex 1 subunit 2 — MDGKDEKPVEQDKLAEALGNLFINVSAMVKAELQGTNNQLELLEKMNLKVAEEYKEFGDVASGLRVFVEQLKSKSGSFDEYVQQIDAIEQQIAEFEAVISMLDKYVSLLETKVRSVYKNPPA, encoded by the exons ATGGATGGAAAAGACGAGAAGCCAGTGGAGCAAGACAAGCTGGCGGAGGCACTTGGTAATCTCTTCATTAATGTCTCTGCCATGGTCAAAGCTGAGCTGCAG GGCACAAACAATCAGCTAGAACTATTGGAGAAGATGAACCTGAAAGTTGCCGAAGAGTACAAAGAATTTGGAGATGTCGCTTCAGGATTAAGAGTATTTGTAGAGCAGTTGAAATCAAAATCAGGTAGCTTTGATGAGTATGTACAGCAGATTGATGCAATCGAGCAGCAAATAGCAGAATTTGAGGCTGTGATTTCCATGCTCGATAAGTACGTTTCCTTGCTCGAAACAAAAGTGCGATCTGTGTACAAAAACCCACCTGCATAA
- the LOC116208494 gene encoding kanadaptin: MTTAMDPPPPGQPENETVASVGAEAQEATVEAASADTSATPSSMPSPPTRAPDSSGPESTEEAVLKRSTKPSSQGVPVPYTIPPWSERPCHQFYLEVLKDGYILDQLNVHEKGAYMFGRVDLCDFVLEHPTISRFHAVLQFNVDGEAYLYDLGSTHGTFVNKNQVKKKVYVDLHVGDVIRFGQSSRLYIFQGPADLMPPESDLKVIKEAKLQEKLRDREASLQRARDEAYLADGISWGMGEDAVEEDEDEMDEVTWQTFKGQLTEKQEKTREKVVKRMQKIAHMKKEIDAIRAKDIAQGGLTQGQQTQIARNEQRISQIMEELENLEETLNESIRESIGARSGKISHGKNKGATEDDDDLLSDDDEFYDRTKKKTSTAKPGESQSIETADTLLDKRDAITREMEEKKELLANEKKQTESITVLETGAGDSLDAYMSGLSSQLVLDKTSQIEKEISSLQSQLDRVLYLLKIADPKGEASKKRDLKGQEPKIDKSEPANVVEKSEAKKGVKPREITNVSTEEGIGDSAATSSEASGGEKISDDGSEEKPAVYTTVKPQWLGAVEDKQIDGRKQEAECSTLPEADQFVDYKDRKKILSTGDDLKGNSNSGSEGPVAGLIIRKRKQTEKPEMTVDKTPEDSTSSQGAELAVEDAVALLLKHQKGYHGLDGEGNDDFSGTKEQAENKKKPKRVLGPEKPSFLDTNSEYESWVPPEGQSGDGRTSLNDQYGY, from the exons ATGACGACGGCGATGGATCCTCCGCCTCCTGGACAGCCGGAAAACGAGACAGTTGCGTCCGTCGGAGCTGAAGCTCAGGAGGCCACGGTAGAAGCAGCATCCGCGGACACTTCTGCAACGCCATCTTCTATGCCTTCTCCTCCTACCAGAGCCCCTGACTCCTCAGGTCCCGAAAGTACTGAAGAGGCTGTCCTGAAGCGTAGCACGAAGCCGAGCTCTCAGGGCGTTCCGGTGCCCTACACGATTCCTCCGTGGAGTGAGCGTCCCTGCCACCAATTCTATCTCGAAGTGCTCAAGGATGGTTACATTCTTGATCAGCTCAACGT ACACGAGAAAGGGGCTTACATGTTCGGGCGGGTTGATCTCTGTGATTTTGTGCTCGAGCATCCAACTATTTCCCGTTTCCATGCCG TCCTTCAATTCAACGTGGATGGGGAAGCTTACCTGTATGATCTTGGCAGTACTCACGGTACCTTTGTGAACAAGAATCAG GTGAAGAAGAAGGTCTACGTGGACTTGCATGTTGGAGATGTTATTCGATTCGGACA ATCTTCTCGATTATACATTTTTCAAGGACCAGCAGACTTGATGCCACCG GAGAGTGACCTGAAAGTTATTAAAGAAGCAAAACTACAAGAAAAGCTGCGTGATAGGGAAGCTTCTTTACAGCGTGCAAGAGATGAGGCATACCTTGCAGATGGTATCTCATGGGGCATGGGAGAAGATGCTGTTGAAGAGGATGAG GATGAGATGGATGAGGTGACTTGGCAAACTTTCAAGGGTCAGCTTACTGAAAAGCAGGAAAAAACTCGCGAAAAAGTAGTAAAAAGAATGCAAAAG ATAGCTCACATGAAGAAAGAGATAGATGCAATTCGTGCAAAGGATATAGCTCAAGGTGGATTAACTCAGGGGCAACAAACACAAATTGCTCGCAATGAGCAAAGAATTTCACAG ATCATGGAAGAACTTGAGAACTTGGAAGAGACACTAAATGAGAGTATACGAGAGAGTATAGGTGCACGTTCCGGAAAAATTTCTCATGGTAAAAACAAGGGAGCAACCGAAGATGACGATGACCTTTTGAG tgatgatgatgaattcTATGACCGcacgaagaagaagacatcCACTGCAAAACCTGGGGAATCACAATCAATAGAAACTGCAGATACGCTCCTTGACAAGAGGGATGCAATAACAAGAGAAatggaagagaaaaaagaactGCTCGCAAATGAGAAGAAGCAAACGGAATCAATAACTGTCTTAGAAACTGGAGCTGGAGATTCACTTGATGCTTACATGTCCGGCCTTTCATCCCAGCTTG TGCTTGATAAAACCTCACAGATTGAGAAGGAAATATCATCTCTCCAAAGTCAGTTGGACCGGGTATTATACCTCTTGAAGATTGCTGATCCAAAAGGAGAAGCTTCAAAGAAAAGAGATTTGAAGGGACAAGAACCGAAAATTGATAAATCAGAACCTGCTAATGTTGTCGAGAAGAGTGAAGCTAAGAAAGGTGTCAAGCCTAGAGAAATCACGAATGTCTCTACGGAAGAGGGAATTGGTGATTCAGCGGCAACATCAAGCGAGGCATCAGGAGGTGAAAAGATCAGTGATGATGGTTCCGAGGAAAAACCTGCCGTTTATACTACGGTGAAGCCACAGTGGCTCGGCGCCGTAGAGGATAAGCAAATTGATGGAAGAAAACAAGAAGCAGAATGTTCGACCCTGCCTGAGGCTGATCAGTTTGTTGACTACAAAGACCGGAAGAAAATTCTGAGTACTGGAGATGATTTAAAGGGAAATTCGAACTCAGGGTCTGAAGGTCCCGTAGCTGGCCTCATAATAAGGAAGCGAAAACAGACTGAGAAGCCTGAAATGACGGTAGATAAGACTCCTGAAGATTCAACATCTTCCCAAGGAGCAGAACTCGCGGTAGAGGATGCTGTGGCTCTGCTACTGAAACACCAGAAAGGCTACCATGGGTTAGATGGCGAAGGAAATGATGATTTCTCTGGCACTAAAGAGCAGGCGGAGAATAAGAAGAAACCCAAAAGAGTTCTAGGACCTGAGAAGCCATCTTTCCTTGACACTAACTCGGAATATGAATCATGGGTTCCACCTGAAG GACAATCAGGCGATGGACGGACATCACTGAATGATCAGTATGGCTATTGA